The DNA window ACAATTATAAATGAAGTAGATGCTTGGCAAAATCACAGAAATAATAAGAATGCAAAAATAAATTGGAGATTTACTATTAAGGATTCCAGAATTAAATTAAAAAGATTGTATCCGTCAATTGTTGATTGACATGACACTAGTGCATTTGGGAAATTTATGCAAGACAAAAAATTCTCATTATAAGATGCTACAATGTATATTTTGCCGTTGGGAGCTAATTGCAATAAATGCATATATGAATATAAGGGACCATTAGGTGAATTGAAAGCAATCGTATCACTATTTATTATCACTTTTGAATTAATAATTTGACTTTGGCTACCTGCTAACAAATCAATTTGAAATATTTCAGAAAAATTGTCTGGAGCAAAACCAGAATCTGTATCTCCCAGATAGATAATTGTTCCATCAGGAGAAAATTCTACACTTTGTGCCCATTTACCGTATATAGATATAGGATTTGAGACAATTCCATTTGTATTGTCAAAATCAAATATTTCAAATAAATCTAGCCCTTCAATTGCAACTGCCAGCCTCTTTCCATTTGTGGAAAACTTCAAATCACCTGCACTTGCACTATGATACATTGAAGGGGGTGGTATAGGCTCCTGATGAACAGTTCCTACATTGCTAATGATTGGATTTGGATTTATTCCATTTTTTGTAATAAGGTAAGCATAAAAAGCATTACTATTCCACTGATGTACCATAAGCCAAATATCTTTTCCGTTTGCATGATATACGGCACTTACCTTTTGACAAGCCGGACTAAGTAATAGATTGTTTGAAGAGATTAACCCCCCAAGTCCATTATCCAAATTTAAATCAATTTCGGAATATCGAACACCAATACTTGTAAAATAATAAGGAGTTGTGAAAAAATAATATCTATTTTCATATCCGGGATGAGGAATAAATAAACATTGGCTTGATTCAAAATTTCCGTATAAATTTGTTCCATATAACATAGTGTCAAATGCTGCATTCCATATTAGTTCACCATTACTATACATCAATAAATTACCTTCTGCATCGCTAATGCTTGAACAGCAAATACTTGAAAAATAAAAGTAGTGATATGGTACAGGAGGTATTCCTCCAACAGGACTGCCTGTAACAACAGGAGGAGTAATCAATGATGGTTCACCATTATTAATACTGATAAAAAAATCTACTCCTCCAAGAATCCAATTATTGGTTTCACCTTGAGCAATACCATTTAATGGAAAAATGTATATTAAGCAAAATAATAATAAATTACATACTTTCATAATCACATGATTTAGAAAACTTTGCCAAAGTTATTAAACTTTAGCAATTTGGATTCATAGAAAATGTCAATCAAAAATAATAATGGACTATTTGAAATTTGTACAAACAGCTTTTTTGAAATTCCATATTTGTTGTTAGATACTGTTGATAATTGTACAAATATATGGATATTAAATCAAAGAAGTGATTATGGCTCTTGAATTTCAGATTTATTGTGTCAAAATATCAGAATTCATCTAAAAACTAAAATTTTGTGAAATTTGCTCAATTTATGATGGTTACTCTAAAGGATATTAGTTTTGTAATCAAATCAATATAAGTAGAAATAAATAATTAATTTTTTACAATTTAATGATAGAATTTTTACACTTTTGTAAGTGAAATATTAATGCTTTAAGATATATGATAAAAATAAAACTAAATGTTTTAGGACTTTCAAATAGTCAGAGTCAGTCGGGTGCTTACGCTCTTGTTTTCGAAGAGGAAAACAAAAAAAGGCGTTTGCCAATTATTGTCGGAGCATTCGAAGCACAGTCTATTGCCTTGCAATTAGAAGGCTTTAAAACACCTCGGCCACTTACCCACGATTTGTTTTATAATTTTGCAAATCATGTAAAAGTAAAACTAATAGAAGTTTTGATACATAAGCTTGAAGAAGGAGTTTTTCATTCCTTGATGATTTTTGATACAGGGAAAGAGAAAATGAAAATCGATGCAAGAACCTCCGATGCAGTAGCCCTGGCACTACGTTTTAAATGTCCTATTTTTACATATGAAGAAATTCTGGAAAGAGCAGGCATTTTTGTCGATATTGATAAAGAATCGCAGAAAGCAAAAGCTAAAACTAAAGCTAAAACTAAAGTCAAAAATGATTATAAAAACTATCGTGCCGACGAATTACAGGAAATGTTAGACGAAGCCATAAAAAATGAAGATTATGAAAAAGCTTCTCTTATAAATGTTGAAATGAAAAAGCGGAAGAAATAAATTGCAATTCAAAATTCATAATTACTAATTTACAAAATATATGAAACTCAGCTTAAAACTACTTTTTTTCATAGTCTTAATTATAATTATAAAACCAGCATATCCAAACTTTCAGGACAATAATCAAATCAATGAGGATAGTGTTGAAATTTCAACTACGGTAAATCAGTCTGCCGCCAAGAGTCAAAAAATCTCAGAAAGCAATTCATCAGCAAAATCAAATTTGCTAATAAGCAAGGAGCTGAAAAACAATGAATTTAGTTTTGTTACCATTTTAAGAGGATTGCTTGGCATGATTGTTTTGCTGGCAATTGCATTTTTGTTTAGCACAAATAGAAAAGCAATATCGTGGCGAATTGTGTTAATCGGTCTAAGCATACAGTTACTTATTGCTCTGGGAATACTGTATGTCCCGTTTTTTCAGGCAATTTTTGAATTTGTAGGGCGGCTTTTTGTACTTGTTTTAGATTTTACTAAAGAAGGGACTGCATTCCTGTTCAAATCGTTTGTAAGTGGCGAGATCGAGGTAGCTTTAGTGAATTTTGCAGTACAAATTCTCCCGACAATAATTTTCTTTTCTGCACTGACAAGCGTATTATTCTATTTTGGCATAATCCAAAAATTTGTTTATGCTCTGGCTTGGTTGATGACAAAATTATTGAAGCTTTCGGGAGCAGAAAGTTTATCGGTAGCAGGTAATATTTTTCTTGGTCAGACAGAATCGCCACTCATGATAAAAGCATATTTAGCGAAGATGAACAAATCTGAAATTTTGCTGGTGATGATGGGCGGAATGGCTACACTTGCAGGAGGAGTTTTGGCCGTTTACATAAGTTTTCTTGGGGGAGACGATCCTGTGCAGAGATTGCTGTTTGCCAAACATCTGCTCACAGCATCGGTAATGGCAGCTCCCGGAGCAGTTGTAATTTCAAAAATTCTGGTTCCACAAACCGAAAATATTAACAAAACTATTGAAATTACACGAGACAAAATTGGCAGCAATGTTTTGGATGCTATTTCGAATGGAACGACCGAAGGACTCAAACTGGCAGTAAATGTTGCAGCAATGCTTCTTGTTTTTATTGCTTTTATTGCAATGTTCAATTTTATTTCGGTAAAAATTGGCGATTGGACAAACCTAAATGAAATTATTGAAGAATCCACAAATGGAAGGTATAAAGACCTGTCGCTGCAATTTATTTTGGGTTACCTTTTTGCACCGCTTATGTGGCTAATAGGCATTTCGACTGAAGACATTACTTTTGTAGGCAGATTGCTTGGCGAAAAGATTATTCTCACCGAATTTATTGGATATATCAGCCTCTCGGAACTTAAGGAAGCCGGAGCTTTGCAGGCAAAATCAATAATTATGGCAACATATATGCTTTGTGGATTTGCTAATTTTGCTTCAATAGGAATTCAAATTGGTGGGATAGGATCGCTTGCACCAACTCAACGTGTGTTGTTGTCGAAATACGGACTTCGTGCTTTGCTTGGCGGAACATTAGCTTCTTTGCTTTCGGCAACAATTATTGGAATGATTTTAGGATAATGTCTGATTATCTTCAAAAAGCCAACAATTAAATTGTGAAAAAGTGATTTTGATGTAAAAAATGTAACTTTACAAAAAAGTATTTATATAAATGGCATTGTGTTGATTGAATTAAAATTAAAATGCGAAAATGAATAGTTTGGAACATAAGACATTTAAGAAAAGTCTAATTTCTTTTATAAATCATCCATA is part of the Bacteroidota bacterium genome and encodes:
- a CDS encoding Na+ dependent nucleoside transporter, translated to MKLSLKLLFFIVLIIIIKPAYPNFQDNNQINEDSVEISTTVNQSAAKSQKISESNSSAKSNLLISKELKNNEFSFVTILRGLLGMIVLLAIAFLFSTNRKAISWRIVLIGLSIQLLIALGILYVPFFQAIFEFVGRLFVLVLDFTKEGTAFLFKSFVSGEIEVALVNFAVQILPTIIFFSALTSVLFYFGIIQKFVYALAWLMTKLLKLSGAESLSVAGNIFLGQTESPLMIKAYLAKMNKSEILLVMMGGMATLAGGVLAVYISFLGGDDPVQRLLFAKHLLTASVMAAPGAVVISKILVPQTENINKTIEITRDKIGSNVLDAISNGTTEGLKLAVNVAAMLLVFIAFIAMFNFISVKIGDWTNLNEIIEESTNGRYKDLSLQFILGYLFAPLMWLIGISTEDITFVGRLLGEKIILTEFIGYISLSELKEAGALQAKSIIMATYMLCGFANFASIGIQIGGIGSLAPTQRVLLSKYGLRALLGGTLASLLSATIIGMILG
- a CDS encoding bifunctional nuclease family protein — protein: MIKIKLNVLGLSNSQSQSGAYALVFEEENKKRRLPIIVGAFEAQSIALQLEGFKTPRPLTHDLFYNFANHVKVKLIEVLIHKLEEGVFHSLMIFDTGKEKMKIDARTSDAVALALRFKCPIFTYEEILERAGIFVDIDKESQKAKAKTKAKTKVKNDYKNYRADELQEMLDEAIKNEDYEKASLINVEMKKRKK
- a CDS encoding IS630 family transposase; the protein is TIINEVDAWQNHRNNKNAKINWRFTIKDSRIKLKRLYPSIVD